A single window of Magnetococcus marinus MC-1 DNA harbors:
- the nusA gene encoding transcription termination factor NusA translates to MTVEILQVADQVAREKGIDRKVVIEAMESAIQTASRKKYGANKNIQARFDPKSGEFQLNQLREVVDLDQDEDLDFDEDIHISLEKALTMNPEAVPGDFIAEQLPPMEFGRIAAQTAKQVIVQKVRDAERERIFEEYADRQGEMVNGLVKRVERNNIHVDLGRTSGFLPHEEQLPREHYRPGDRIRAFIKEVREVTRGPQIILSRTHPQMVVRLFEMEVPEIYDGIVEIKAVARDPGHRSKIAVRSNDAHVDPVGACVGMRGSRVQSVVTELQGERIDIIEWSHDPAVFVCNALAPAEVVKVVVDEEDRNIKVVVDETALSLAIGRRGQNVRLASELTGWRIDIITEQEERNLREEMFGELQQTFMKDLDLGEEVAAVLVNEGFTSAEEVAYVPLNELTSIEGFDEEIAQELRNRARDTLLQQALQTEERKAELHIDERLAQLGLLTDDALIALAEKNVNTLDDLADLATDELVEMFDGELTTEDAETLILGARRAAGWFDDEEETA, encoded by the coding sequence ATGACAGTTGAAATTTTACAGGTAGCCGATCAGGTTGCGCGGGAAAAGGGTATTGATCGCAAGGTTGTGATCGAAGCCATGGAGAGTGCCATTCAGACCGCTTCGCGCAAGAAGTATGGTGCCAATAAAAATATTCAGGCCCGCTTTGATCCCAAATCTGGAGAGTTTCAACTAAACCAGCTGCGTGAAGTGGTGGACCTGGACCAGGATGAAGATCTGGATTTTGATGAGGATATCCATATCTCCTTGGAAAAGGCGTTGACTATGAACCCAGAGGCGGTGCCCGGCGACTTTATTGCCGAGCAGCTGCCCCCCATGGAGTTTGGCCGCATCGCCGCACAGACCGCCAAGCAGGTGATTGTGCAAAAGGTGCGTGACGCCGAGCGTGAGCGCATTTTTGAAGAGTATGCGGATCGTCAAGGCGAGATGGTCAACGGTCTGGTTAAGCGGGTTGAGCGCAATAACATTCATGTGGATCTGGGTCGTACCTCGGGCTTTTTGCCTCATGAAGAGCAGCTGCCCCGTGAACATTACCGCCCGGGCGACCGGATACGTGCCTTTATTAAAGAGGTGCGCGAAGTAACCCGTGGTCCGCAAATTATTCTTTCGCGCACCCATCCCCAAATGGTGGTACGCTTGTTCGAGATGGAGGTCCCCGAGATCTACGACGGCATTGTCGAGATTAAGGCGGTTGCGCGTGATCCGGGTCATCGTAGTAAAATCGCTGTACGTTCCAATGATGCCCATGTGGATCCTGTTGGGGCCTGTGTGGGGATGCGTGGCTCCCGTGTGCAGAGTGTGGTGACGGAGCTGCAAGGGGAGCGCATTGATATTATTGAGTGGTCCCACGACCCCGCCGTGTTTGTGTGTAACGCCCTAGCCCCGGCTGAGGTGGTTAAGGTGGTGGTGGACGAGGAGGATCGCAACATCAAGGTGGTGGTGGATGAAACCGCCCTCTCCTTGGCCATTGGTCGGCGTGGTCAAAACGTGCGTTTGGCATCGGAGCTGACGGGATGGCGCATTGATATTATTACCGAGCAGGAAGAGCGTAACCTACGCGAAGAGATGTTTGGTGAGCTGCAACAGACCTTCATGAAGGATTTGGATCTGGGTGAAGAGGTGGCGGCTGTCTTGGTCAACGAAGGTTTTACTTCGGCGGAAGAGGTGGCCTATGTGCCCCTGAACGAGCTGACCAGCATCGAGGGTTTTGATGAAGAGATTGCGCAAGAGTTGCGCAACCGGGCCCGGGATACACTGCTGCAACAGGCGTTACAGACCGAAGAGCGCAAGGCCGAGCTGCACATTGACGAGCGTTTGGCGCAGTTGGGTCTGTTGACCGATGATGCTCTGATTGCGTTGGCTGAAAAAAATGTTAACACCCTGGATGATTTGGCCGATCTGGCTACCGATGAATTGGTGGAGATGTTCGACGGTGAGCTGACGACTGAGGATGCCGAAACCTTGATCCTGGGAGCCCGCCGTGCGGCTGGATGGTTTGATGACGAGGAAGAAACCGCATAA
- the rimP gene encoding ribosome maturation factor RimP, which yields MSDIAQKVEALAIQAAKTEDCEVVEVIYRREGGVYVVRVAADKLPDDQGQERHISLDECGSISRQISSLLDVHDVIPNAYHLEVSSPGIERPLIKDGDFTRFAGKLVEIRTYQPMDTESGPRKKFRGTLLGLQEAMVVVAEANGEVRIPWEQVAKAHLTFDF from the coding sequence ATGTCCGATATTGCACAAAAGGTTGAAGCGTTGGCCATACAGGCCGCCAAGACCGAAGATTGTGAAGTGGTCGAGGTTATCTACCGTCGCGAAGGCGGCGTCTACGTAGTGCGGGTTGCTGCCGATAAACTGCCCGATGATCAAGGCCAAGAGCGCCACATCTCACTGGATGAGTGTGGTAGCATCAGCCGCCAGATCTCCAGTCTGCTGGATGTTCATGATGTCATCCCCAATGCATACCATCTGGAGGTCTCCTCGCCGGGCATTGAACGGCCTTTAATTAAGGATGGTGACTTTACACGCTTTGCTGGCAAGCTGGTGGAGATACGCACCTACCAACCTATGGATACCGAATCTGGGCCACGTAAAAAATTTCGTGGTACCCTGCTTGGTCTGCAAGAGGCAATGGTGGTGGTAGCCGAAGCCAATGGTGAAGTGCGTATACCCTGGGAACAAGTCGCGAAGGCCCATCTGACCTTCGATTTTTGA
- a CDS encoding FtsB family cell division protein produces MSDTPPTKNERYAIDARHVVISLVLLVLVVWSQYVLWFGQQGIVAWRHTSQQLDATKKEIEKVSARIEKRKREIILVKREATILEEVARRNLGLVYPDEIIFVFPDSSKDDKKKSTKDQDAPLQSE; encoded by the coding sequence ATGTCGGACACCCCGCCTACCAAAAATGAACGCTACGCCATTGACGCCCGTCATGTGGTGATCTCCCTGGTGCTGTTGGTACTGGTGGTGTGGTCCCAATATGTGCTCTGGTTTGGTCAACAGGGTATTGTGGCTTGGCGCCACACCAGCCAGCAGCTGGATGCTACAAAAAAAGAGATCGAAAAGGTCTCTGCGCGCATAGAAAAACGCAAACGCGAGATTATTTTGGTAAAAAGAGAGGCAACCATTCTGGAAGAGGTGGCCCGCCGCAATCTTGGCTTGGTCTATCCCGATGAGATAATCTTCGTATTTCCAGATAGTTCTAAAGATGACAAAAAAAAATCCACAAAGGATCAAGATGCACCCTTGCAATCCGAATAA
- the pyrE gene encoding orotate phosphoribosyltransferase — translation MNQQRRIDFLRFALAAEVLRFGTFKTKAGRLSPYFFNAGLFNTGALMSKLAAFYADTLAEQGPEFDLLFGPAYKGIPLATAVAMALAERHGRETPFAYNRKEAKDHGEGGVLVGAPLHGRVMVIDDVVSAGTSVRESVALIERAGAQLAGVTVALDRQERGQGALSAIQEIEQTFAVPVIAIASLSDLVALLEQEADLAEHMPHIKGYRDTYGVVA, via the coding sequence ATGAATCAGCAGCGGCGGATCGACTTTTTACGTTTTGCACTGGCCGCAGAGGTGTTGCGGTTTGGTACCTTTAAGACCAAGGCTGGGCGGTTAAGCCCCTATTTTTTTAATGCCGGTTTATTTAATACCGGCGCCTTAATGTCCAAACTGGCCGCTTTTTATGCCGATACATTAGCCGAACAAGGTCCTGAATTTGATCTGCTTTTTGGTCCGGCGTACAAAGGCATTCCCTTAGCTACCGCCGTAGCCATGGCACTGGCGGAGCGCCATGGCCGAGAGACCCCCTTTGCCTACAACCGTAAAGAGGCCAAGGATCATGGCGAGGGCGGGGTTTTGGTTGGTGCCCCCCTACACGGTCGGGTGATGGTGATTGATGATGTGGTCAGCGCCGGAACCTCGGTGCGCGAGTCGGTAGCACTGATTGAACGGGCCGGGGCACAACTGGCTGGCGTCACGGTCGCCTTGGACCGGCAGGAGCGTGGACAGGGCGCCCTCTCGGCCATTCAGGAGATTGAGCAGACCTTTGCCGTCCCCGTGATTGCCATCGCATCCCTAAGCGATCTGGTGGCGCTGCTGGAACAAGAAGCCGATCTGGCCGAACATATGCCCCATATTAAAGGCTATCGCGACACCTATGGGGTGGTCGCCTAA
- a CDS encoding DegT/DnrJ/EryC1/StrS aminotransferase family protein: MRQPFSSHMLQISIPLYHPDLTVQDRAAVMQALTLPWQDAAALSALESGWSQQWGRAVVAFADAQQAIGALLRLWGWRRGDALALSPLADRVWGEALQQHGLWPAWLDVEPQSGLVQGEPLGLAGCAGGLVGWLHGGFGGVPERGAAQSGAVSLMVMDHMPLAQIADDALGLLHLGPNGPLQGAGITLIAATHNQQAAKLRELRGQALPSRGAVALAMSQFHQRHALFARRAEVAARYGALLRPRGRFGLPQGWAYWSRYPLSFEDEVAAQGLAEFLGRTGIGGMLGGPLPPIHSGPGLRGWSARTLLLPCYAALGEAAQKRVINRVHRWLERS, from the coding sequence ATGCGCCAACCCTTTTCCTCTCACATGCTCCAGATCTCGATCCCCCTTTATCATCCCGATTTGACGGTGCAGGACCGTGCTGCGGTCATGCAGGCGCTTACCCTCCCATGGCAGGACGCCGCCGCACTCAGCGCGTTGGAGAGCGGTTGGAGCCAGCAGTGGGGGCGAGCGGTGGTGGCGTTTGCCGATGCCCAGCAGGCCATAGGGGCATTGCTGCGGTTATGGGGATGGCGGCGGGGGGATGCGCTGGCGCTCTCCCCCTTGGCGGATCGGGTGTGGGGCGAAGCGTTGCAGCAGCACGGCCTGTGGCCGGCCTGGTTGGATGTGGAGCCCCAGAGCGGTTTGGTGCAGGGTGAGCCCCTGGGCTTGGCGGGGTGTGCGGGTGGTTTGGTGGGGTGGCTACACGGCGGTTTTGGTGGGGTGCCAGAGCGTGGAGCGGCGCAGAGCGGGGCGGTCTCTTTGATGGTGATGGACCATATGCCGCTGGCACAGATCGCCGACGATGCCCTTGGTTTGCTGCATTTGGGTCCCAATGGACCCTTGCAGGGGGCGGGCATTACCTTAATTGCGGCTACCCATAACCAGCAAGCGGCCAAGTTGCGGGAGCTGCGTGGGCAAGCGCTCCCTTCGCGGGGGGCGGTGGCCTTGGCCATGAGCCAGTTTCACCAGCGTCACGCTTTATTTGCGCGGCGGGCCGAGGTCGCGGCGCGGTATGGGGCACTGTTACGACCACGGGGGCGGTTTGGTTTGCCTCAGGGGTGGGCCTATTGGAGCCGTTATCCACTCAGTTTTGAGGATGAAGTGGCGGCGCAGGGGTTGGCTGAATTTTTGGGTCGGACGGGCATTGGCGGCATGCTGGGTGGGCCTCTGCCGCCCATTCATAGCGGGCCGGGCTTGCGGGGGTGGTCGGCGCGGACGCTGTTGCTGCCCTGTTATGCCGCCTTGGGGGAGGCCGCGCAAAAGCGGGTGATTAACCGTGTTCACCGCTGGCTGGAGCGCAGCTAA
- the thiC gene encoding phosphomethylpyrimidine synthase ThiC: MSAFRAQWVKGRSGNVTQLHYARKGEITPEMEYVAMAEGISPETVRDEVARGRMVIPANVNHPEVKPMAIGIASRCKINANIGNSQISSGLDEEVKKLTDSIKYGADTVMDLSTGKNIKTIRNAILRHSSVPIGTVPIYEVIERVSDVKDLTPEIILQVIEEQAKEGVDYMTVHCGVLMHVLPMVASRITKIVSRGGALMAQWMLHHQQENPLYTHFDQLLEICKRYDVTLSLGDGLRPGCLHDASDEAQFAELKVLGELTKRAWAQDVQVMIEGPGHVPMDQIAMNMQKERELCHEAPFYVLGPLVTDIAAGYDHIASAIGGAIAAWEGASMLCYVTPKEHLGLPNAEDVRAGIIAYKIAAHAADIARHRPGARDRDDEMSRARFGFDWNRQFELALDPERAREYHDETLPEDAHKSAEFCSMCGPRFCAYKLSQEVDAKSKEIAAKFVPGFCPSDKAAGEQGQALPQSVGK; the protein is encoded by the coding sequence ATGAGCGCATTTCGTGCCCAATGGGTCAAAGGTCGTAGCGGTAATGTTACCCAATTGCACTATGCCCGCAAGGGTGAGATCACGCCAGAGATGGAATATGTCGCGATGGCCGAGGGCATAAGCCCCGAAACCGTGCGGGATGAGGTGGCTCGGGGGCGTATGGTGATCCCCGCCAATGTGAACCATCCCGAGGTTAAACCCATGGCCATTGGTATTGCCTCGCGGTGTAAAATTAATGCCAACATCGGGAACTCGCAGATCTCCTCTGGTTTGGATGAGGAGGTGAAAAAACTCACCGACTCCATCAAATACGGTGCCGATACGGTGATGGATTTGAGCACCGGGAAAAATATCAAAACCATCCGCAATGCCATTTTGCGCCATTCGAGTGTGCCCATTGGCACGGTGCCCATCTACGAGGTGATTGAGCGGGTCTCCGATGTGAAGGATCTGACCCCAGAGATCATTTTGCAGGTGATCGAGGAGCAAGCCAAGGAGGGGGTGGACTATATGACGGTCCACTGTGGCGTGTTGATGCATGTGCTACCCATGGTGGCTTCGCGCATTACCAAAATCGTCTCCCGGGGTGGGGCCTTGATGGCTCAATGGATGCTGCACCATCAGCAGGAGAACCCCCTCTACACCCATTTTGACCAGCTGTTAGAGATCTGCAAACGCTATGATGTCACCCTCTCTTTGGGGGATGGCTTGCGCCCTGGCTGTCTGCACGATGCCTCGGACGAAGCGCAGTTTGCCGAGCTCAAGGTGCTGGGTGAGCTGACCAAACGGGCCTGGGCGCAGGATGTGCAGGTGATGATTGAGGGGCCTGGCCATGTGCCCATGGATCAGATCGCCATGAATATGCAAAAGGAGCGGGAGCTGTGTCACGAGGCCCCTTTCTATGTGTTAGGTCCGTTGGTGACAGATATTGCGGCGGGTTACGACCACATTGCGTCGGCCATTGGTGGGGCGATTGCGGCGTGGGAGGGGGCCTCCATGCTCTGTTATGTTACCCCCAAGGAGCATTTGGGGCTGCCCAATGCCGAGGATGTGCGGGCGGGCATTATCGCCTATAAAATCGCCGCCCATGCGGCGGACATTGCCCGTCACCGACCCGGGGCGCGGGATCGGGATGATGAGATGAGCCGTGCCCGGTTTGGGTTTGATTGGAACCGTCAATTTGAGCTGGCGCTGGATCCTGAGCGTGCCCGTGAGTATCACGATGAAACCCTGCCTGAGGATGCGCATAAATCGGCGGAGTTTTGCTCCATGTGCGGTCCCCGTTTTTGTGCCTATAAGCTTTCGCAAGAGGTGGATGCCAAATCCAAGGAGATTGCCGCCAAGTTTGTTCCGGGTTTTTGTCCCAGTGATAAGGCTGCGGGCGAGCAAGGCCAGGCGTTGCCTCAGTCTGTTGGTAAATAA
- a CDS encoding YgfZ/GcvT domain-containing protein codes for MSLLEHHFNQVSQWGEERGCKVVMTFSDAAQEHAALAQGAALVDWSHTGVATITGDERKDFLSGLITNQIKRVTPECAIYAGLLTPQGRYLWDFIIAEQQMDENPRLLLLTEPGIQNLIGRLSMYLLRAKAKVSDASTTLGSLIVTGPQAPQVLTRLYADIDFANQEPGTTVAPEAGVLVLKDPRHAAFGWRLVAEQAQLPNLWERLQAAQATPVGFHAWESYRVAQALPRGGNDLEADITLPLEAGFLEMQGVDFTKGCYVGQETTARTHHRGTLKKRLFQVRWQEAASPKLGDIISVGEDKEAGHLTSISPAGGEALAIIRVSDWESGKPLMLGQTPLQVTKPAWASWA; via the coding sequence GTGAGTCTGCTTGAACACCATTTTAATCAAGTTTCGCAGTGGGGTGAAGAGCGTGGTTGCAAGGTTGTGATGACCTTTAGCGATGCCGCGCAAGAGCATGCCGCACTGGCCCAGGGGGCCGCCTTGGTGGACTGGAGCCACACCGGTGTCGCCACCATTACCGGGGATGAGCGTAAAGATTTTCTCTCTGGATTAATCACCAATCAGATCAAACGGGTGACGCCGGAATGCGCCATCTATGCGGGGCTGCTCACCCCCCAAGGCCGTTATCTCTGGGATTTTATCATCGCGGAACAGCAGATGGACGAAAACCCGCGCCTACTGCTGCTCACCGAGCCAGGCATTCAAAATCTGATTGGTCGGCTGTCCATGTATCTGCTACGGGCCAAAGCCAAAGTGAGCGATGCCAGCACAACATTGGGCAGCTTAATCGTGACCGGCCCCCAAGCCCCACAGGTATTGACTCGGCTTTATGCCGATATTGACTTTGCCAACCAAGAACCCGGCACCACCGTTGCCCCAGAGGCCGGCGTGCTGGTGTTAAAAGATCCCCGCCATGCCGCCTTCGGCTGGCGCTTGGTGGCCGAACAGGCGCAACTGCCCAATTTGTGGGAGCGTCTGCAAGCGGCCCAAGCCACTCCCGTGGGCTTCCACGCTTGGGAGAGCTACCGTGTGGCCCAGGCCCTGCCCCGTGGCGGCAACGATCTGGAGGCCGACATCACCCTGCCCCTAGAGGCAGGTTTTCTGGAGATGCAAGGGGTGGACTTTACCAAGGGCTGCTATGTGGGGCAGGAGACCACCGCCCGCACCCACCATCGGGGCACCCTCAAAAAACGTCTGTTCCAGGTCCGCTGGCAAGAGGCGGCATCCCCCAAGCTGGGTGATATTATCTCGGTGGGCGAGGATAAAGAGGCCGGTCACCTTACCAGCATCTCCCCCGCTGGCGGTGAAGCCTTGGCCATTATTCGCGTTTCTGATTGGGAGTCGGGTAAACCGCTGATGCTGGGGCAAACCCCCTTGCAGGTAACCAAACCCGCTTGGGCAAGTTGGGCATAA
- a CDS encoding NAD(P)H-dependent flavin oxidoreductase, with product MNAPTTYSPLPSLRIGEHTLPVPIIQGGMGVRVSAHNLAAAVANAGGGGIIATVALSLASKYYKKGRDYYKANIKALTDEIQWAREKSPHGVIGTNCMVAIRDYEAMVRTSVECGADMIISGAGLPLRLPEFAADYPKTALVPIISSLRAGKLLAKRWLKTYQRLPDAFVFEDPNKAGGHLGVSRDQLYGAEHSSEVVVPQLAEWSQQEYGGDIPIIVAGGIWDRQDIDAMFALGAKGVQMASRFICTYECDAADSFKQSFIDSKEGDVVIIDSPAGLPGRALSTNFTNDLFRGEEVGMKCIATCLEHCRCRDDKETFCIAEALHLAQQGDMQKGLVFTGTNATRHDRIMHVHEIFEEINGRPYVPA from the coding sequence ATGAACGCACCGACGACTTATTCCCCTTTGCCATCTCTTCGGATTGGCGAACACACCTTACCTGTCCCCATCATCCAGGGTGGCATGGGCGTGCGCGTCTCTGCGCACAATTTGGCCGCTGCGGTGGCCAATGCCGGGGGCGGTGGCATTATTGCCACAGTGGCCCTCTCCCTAGCCTCCAAGTACTACAAAAAGGGACGGGACTATTACAAAGCCAACATCAAGGCGTTGACCGATGAGATCCAGTGGGCGCGGGAAAAATCCCCCCATGGTGTCATCGGTACCAACTGCATGGTGGCCATTCGCGATTATGAGGCGATGGTACGTACCTCGGTTGAGTGTGGCGCGGATATGATTATCTCTGGGGCGGGGCTACCGCTGCGCCTGCCGGAGTTTGCCGCCGACTATCCCAAAACCGCCTTGGTCCCCATTATCTCCTCTTTACGGGCGGGTAAACTGCTGGCCAAGCGCTGGTTAAAGACCTATCAGCGCCTGCCCGATGCCTTTGTGTTTGAAGATCCTAACAAGGCCGGTGGGCATTTGGGGGTCTCCCGCGATCAACTGTATGGCGCGGAACACAGCTCTGAGGTGGTGGTGCCCCAACTGGCCGAGTGGTCCCAGCAGGAGTATGGCGGGGATATTCCCATCATCGTTGCGGGGGGTATCTGGGACCGCCAGGACATTGATGCCATGTTTGCGCTGGGGGCCAAAGGGGTACAGATGGCCAGCCGCTTTATCTGCACCTATGAGTGCGATGCGGCAGACAGCTTTAAACAGTCCTTTATCGACTCTAAAGAGGGGGATGTGGTGATTATCGACTCCCCAGCTGGTCTGCCGGGGCGGGCACTGAGCACCAACTTTACCAATGATCTGTTCCGTGGTGAAGAGGTGGGTATGAAGTGTATTGCCACCTGCCTGGAGCACTGCCGCTGCCGGGATGATAAAGAGACCTTCTGCATTGCCGAGGCGCTGCACCTCGCCCAGCAGGGGGATATGCAAAAGGGGCTGGTCTTTACCGGCACCAATGCCACCCGCCATGACCGTATCATGCATGTGCATGAGATTTTTGAAGAGATCAATGGCCGCCCCTACGTTCCAGCCTAA
- the priA gene encoding replication restart helicase PriA: MYALVALTGARDASFSYKIPAELADGCHPGYLVLVPVGNSLRTGVVWACSATPQWCEGELKEIEEVLSDESLLDDELRQLLNWMIRYYHQPAGAVITAALPGHLRYDRKQRIRWNPAADPTTLAQQPAALQAIATALQKRSNGLTEETLARNHGRRGLSRRLKQLEMAGYILTEQSWNARHTATEAAESPTSRVMQAAPPLNEQQQQAVGQLVAALEAQHFAAFLLDGVTGSGKTEVYFRGVEHCLAQGRQALLLVPEIALTPQLIQRYEARFHENLAVFHSEMSAARRYRDWQRAKSGAARVVIGARSALFAPFAKLGLIVVDEEHEGSYKQEEGVPYNARDMAVVRARMNQAVLVLGSATPSMESLYNAQQGRYHHLHLTQRATGVALPPVQVINLADKKNLQGLPFGTLLSHPLRQAMQQVWQAGKQSLLFLNRRGFAPAILCNLCGITVSCPNCSVALTLHKGAAKLVCHYCDHVQGVPDLCPNCKQLGLIQFGPGTERLQLEVESCFPEARVARLDRDAVAQSGAMERILKQFHEGQIDILVGTQMVAKGHHFPRLTLVGVVLAETTLSMPDFRAAERTFQLITQVAGRAGREAEVGQVYVQSFDPAHYAIQAAMAHDADRFADAEFGFRQLVGYPPFKRMAVLRFSTPNVQEGGHFIHELRRLVPDQPGVVVLGPAPAPLFKLRNRFRWQLMIKAETVQGVHAMVSQLLQIAQPMAGRKIRVDVDIDPYGFV; encoded by the coding sequence ATGTATGCCCTGGTTGCTCTTACCGGCGCACGTGACGCCTCGTTTTCTTATAAAATTCCTGCTGAGCTGGCCGATGGGTGTCACCCGGGTTATCTGGTGTTGGTGCCGGTGGGCAATAGCCTGCGTACCGGGGTGGTGTGGGCGTGCAGTGCCACCCCCCAGTGGTGCGAGGGGGAGCTGAAAGAGATTGAAGAGGTGCTCAGTGATGAGTCGCTGCTGGATGATGAGCTGCGGCAGCTGCTGAACTGGATGATCCGCTACTACCATCAACCCGCCGGTGCGGTGATTACCGCCGCCTTGCCGGGCCACCTGCGCTACGACCGTAAACAGCGCATCCGTTGGAACCCCGCCGCAGACCCAACCACCCTGGCCCAACAGCCCGCAGCGCTGCAAGCCATCGCCACCGCCCTGCAAAAGCGCAGCAATGGCCTGACCGAGGAGACCTTGGCGCGGAATCATGGCCGCCGGGGGCTGAGCCGCCGTTTAAAGCAGTTGGAGATGGCGGGCTATATCCTGACCGAACAGAGTTGGAACGCCCGGCATACGGCCACGGAGGCGGCGGAGAGCCCTACGTCGCGGGTGATGCAGGCGGCCCCGCCGCTCAATGAGCAGCAACAGCAGGCGGTGGGTCAGTTGGTGGCGGCGCTGGAGGCTCAACACTTTGCGGCCTTTTTGCTGGATGGCGTGACCGGCTCGGGCAAGACCGAGGTCTATTTTCGTGGGGTGGAGCACTGTTTGGCCCAGGGTAGGCAGGCGTTGCTGCTGGTGCCAGAGATCGCCTTGACGCCGCAGTTGATCCAGCGCTACGAGGCCCGTTTTCATGAAAATCTGGCGGTCTTTCACTCCGAGATGAGCGCCGCCCGCCGCTATCGCGATTGGCAACGTGCCAAGAGTGGCGCAGCACGGGTGGTGATTGGGGCGCGTAGTGCCCTGTTTGCCCCCTTTGCCAAGCTGGGGCTGATTGTGGTGGATGAGGAGCATGAGGGCTCCTACAAGCAGGAGGAGGGGGTGCCCTACAACGCCCGTGACATGGCGGTGGTGCGGGCGCGTATGAACCAAGCGGTCTTGGTGTTGGGCAGCGCGACCCCCTCGATGGAGAGCCTCTACAATGCCCAGCAGGGGCGTTATCACCACCTGCACCTCACCCAGCGGGCCACCGGGGTTGCCCTGCCCCCGGTGCAGGTGATCAATCTGGCGGATAAAAAAAATTTGCAAGGGCTGCCCTTTGGCACCCTGTTGAGCCATCCCCTGCGGCAGGCGATGCAGCAGGTGTGGCAGGCGGGTAAACAGAGTCTGCTGTTTCTCAATCGGCGTGGTTTTGCCCCGGCCATTTTATGTAATTTATGTGGGATCACGGTGAGTTGTCCCAACTGTTCGGTGGCGCTTACCCTGCACAAAGGGGCGGCCAAGTTGGTGTGCCACTATTGTGACCATGTGCAGGGGGTGCCGGATCTGTGCCCCAACTGCAAGCAGTTGGGGTTGATTCAGTTTGGGCCGGGCACGGAGCGCTTGCAGTTGGAGGTAGAGAGCTGTTTTCCCGAGGCACGGGTGGCCCGTTTGGACCGGGATGCGGTGGCTCAAAGCGGCGCCATGGAACGTATTCTCAAGCAGTTTCATGAGGGGCAGATTGATATTTTGGTGGGCACGCAGATGGTAGCCAAGGGGCACCATTTTCCCCGTTTAACGCTGGTGGGGGTGGTCTTGGCGGAGACCACCTTGAGCATGCCCGATTTTCGGGCAGCGGAGCGCACTTTTCAGCTTATTACCCAGGTCGCGGGGCGGGCGGGCCGCGAGGCAGAGGTGGGGCAGGTCTATGTCCAGAGCTTTGATCCTGCCCACTATGCCATTCAGGCGGCCATGGCCCATGATGCCGACCGCTTTGCCGATGCGGAGTTTGGTTTTCGTCAATTGGTGGGGTATCCCCCCTTTAAGCGCATGGCGGTGCTGCGTTTTTCCACCCCCAATGTGCAAGAGGGTGGGCATTTTATCCATGAGCTGCGGCGCTTGGTGCCGGATCAGCCGGGGGTGGTGGTGTTGGGTCCCGCCCCGGCCCCGTTGTTTAAGCTACGCAACCGTTTTCGCTGGCAGTTGATGATTAAGGCCGAGACGGTGCAGGGGGTACACGCCATGGTCAGCCAACTGCTACAGATTGCCCAGCCCATGGCGGGCCGCAAAATCCGCGTGGATGTGGACATCGACCCCTACGGTTTTGTGTAG